The DNA segment ATGGCGGTAGAGAAACTCTCTGACGGTATCCGTCTGTTCGCTGTTGACCAACGCAAACTGGAAGACCTGCTTGCTGCCAAACTCTAAATCTTGCCACGGAGTGTTCTATGTCCCGTAAAGACCTTGCCAATGCCATTCGTGCGCTCAGTATGGACGCTGTTCAGAAAGCCAACTCCGGCCACCCCGGCGCGCCGATGGGAATGGCAGATATCGCCGAAGTCCTGTGGAACGATTTCCTTCGCCACAACCCGACCGATCCGAGCTGGTACGATCGCGACCGTTTTATTCTCTCTAACGGTCATGCCTCGATGCTGCTTTACAGCCTGCTCCACCTGACAGGTTACGACCTGCCGATTGAAGAGCTGAAAAACTTCCGCCAGCTGCATTCCAAAACGCCGGGCCACCCGGAAATCGGCTATACGCCAGGCGTGGAAACCACCACCGGGCCGCTGGGCCAGGGGCTGGCGAACGCCGTTGGTTTAGCCATTGCCGAACGCACGCTGGCGGCACAGTTCAACCAGCTGGACCACGAGATTGTCGATCACTTCACGTATGTGTTTATGGGCGACGGCTGCCTGATGGAAGGCATTTCGCATGAGGTCTGTTCGCTGGCGGGAACGCTGGGGCTGGGCAAGCTGATCGGTTTTTACGATCACAACGGTATCTCCATTGATGGTGAAACCGACGGCTGGTTTACCGATGATACCGCCAAACGCTTTGAAGCCTACCACTGGCATGTCGTCCACGAAATCGATGGCCACAACCCGGAAGCGGTGAAGAGAGCAATTCAGGAAGCGCAGAGCGTGAAGGACAAACCGTCGCTGATTATCTGCCGCACGGTGATCGGCTTTGGCTCACCGAACAAAGCGGGGAAAGAGGAATCCCATGGCGCGGCGCTGGGCGAAGAAGAAGTGGCGCTGACGCGGCAGAAACTCGGCTGGCACCACCCGGCATTTGAGATCCCGAAAGAGATTTATCGCGCCTGGGACGCCCGCGAAAAAGGCGAGAAAGCGCAGCAACGCTGGAATGAAAAATTCGCCGCTTACCAGAAAGCGCACCCGAAACTGGCCGCGGAGTTCACGCGCCGCATGACCGGCGGTCTGCCAGAGGCGTGGGAAAAGACCACACAGAAATACATCAACGAACTGCAGGCG comes from the Citrobacter amalonaticus genome and includes:
- the tkt gene encoding transketolase, which translates into the protein MSRKDLANAIRALSMDAVQKANSGHPGAPMGMADIAEVLWNDFLRHNPTDPSWYDRDRFILSNGHASMLLYSLLHLTGYDLPIEELKNFRQLHSKTPGHPEIGYTPGVETTTGPLGQGLANAVGLAIAERTLAAQFNQLDHEIVDHFTYVFMGDGCLMEGISHEVCSLAGTLGLGKLIGFYDHNGISIDGETDGWFTDDTAKRFEAYHWHVVHEIDGHNPEAVKRAIQEAQSVKDKPSLIICRTVIGFGSPNKAGKEESHGAALGEEEVALTRQKLGWHHPAFEIPKEIYRAWDAREKGEKAQQRWNEKFAAYQKAHPKLAAEFTRRMTGGLPEAWEKTTQKYINELQANPAKIATRKASQNALNVYGPLLPELLGGSADLAPSNLTIWKGSTSLKEDLAGNYIHYGVREFGMTAIANGIAHHGGFVPYTATFLMFVEYARNAARMAALMKARQIMVYTHDSIGLGEDGPTHQAVEQLASLRLTPNFSTWRPCDQVEAAVGWKLAVERHDGPTALILSRQNLAQVERTPEQVKEIARGGYVLKDSGGKPDIILIATGSEMEITLLAAEKLTGEGRNVRVVSLPSTDIFDAQDEAYRESVLPSNVSARVAVEAGIADYWYKYVGLKGAIVGMTGYGESAPAEKLFPYFGFTVENIVEKAHKVLNA